One region of Solanum pennellii chromosome 6, SPENNV200 genomic DNA includes:
- the LOC107023399 gene encoding galacturonosyltransferase 8-like, producing the protein MALRSSRTVTGTGIRFTFNLFASFITVAVFLSLALSSLYTSSADPSDLGVGISRDFRVVGSLRRSVLALKSDPLKPRLDQIKKQADDHRSLVLAYASYARKLKLENSKLVRVFAELSRNFSDLTSKPLYRQLFDSDGNSMNESVLRQFEKEVKERIKVTRQVVAEAKESFDNQLKIQKLKDTIFAVNEQLMKAKKQGAFSSLIAAKSIPKSVHCLAMRLMDERITHPDKYTDDGKPTPPEFEDPSLYHYAIFSDNVLAASVVVNSAVKNSNDPSKHVFHVVTDKMNLGAMQVMFKMKEYNGAFIEVKAVEDYKFLNSSYVPVLKQLESAKLQQFYFENKLENATKDTTNMKFRNPKYLSILNHIRFYLPELYPKLHRILFLDDDIVVQKDLTGLWKIDMDGKVNGAVETCFGSFHRYAQYMNFSHPLINSKFNPKACAWAYGMNFFDLDAWRREKLTEDYHYWQTLNENRTLWKLGTLPPGLITFYSTTKPLDKSWHVLGLGYNPSISMEEINNAAVVHFNGNMKPWLDIAMAQYRPLWSKYVDYENEYVQGCNFGF; encoded by the exons ATGGCTCTCCGGAGCTCCCGTACGGTCACCGGCACCGGAATACGGTTCACCTTCAACCTATTCGCGTCTTTTATCACTGTCGCTGTTTTCCTTTCATTAgctctctcttctctctacaCTTCCTCTGCAGATCCTTCTGATCTCGGCGTT GGAATTTCACGTGATTTTAGAGTAGTTGGATCATTACGAAGGTCGGTTTTGGCTCTAAAATCTGATCCATTGAAGCCGCGGCTAGATCAGATCAAGAAGCAAGCAGATGATCACCGTTCATTGGTTCTGGCTTATGCTTCCTATGCTCGGAAGCTGAAGCTTGAGAACTCAAAACTCGTTCGAGTTTTTGCTGAGTTATCTAGGAACTTTAGCGATCTGACTTCAAAACCTTTATACCGCCAATTGTTTGACTCGGATGGTAACTCAATGAATGAGTCAGTTCTTAGGCAGTTTGAGAAGGAGGTGAAGGAAAGGATTAAAGTCACCCGGCAAGTTGTTGCTGAGGCGAAAGAGTCATTTGATAATCAATTGAAGATTCAGAAGCTGAAAGATACAATATTTGCCGTCAATGAGCAGCTAATGAAGGCGAAGAAGCAAGGTGCTTTCTCGAGCTTGATTGCTGCCAAGTCTATCCCGAAGAGCGTGCATTGTTTGGCAATGAGGTTAATGGATGAGCGTATCACTCATCCTGATAAGTATACAGATGATGGGAAGCCTACTCCACCAGAATTTGAGGATCCTAGCCTTTATCATTATGCAATCTTCTCTGACAACGTTCTTGCTGCTTCAGTTGTGGTGAATTCAGCAGTTAAAAACTCGAATGACCCATCGAAGCATGTGTTTCACGTGGTGACTGATAAAATGAATCTTGGGGCTATGCAAGTTATGTTCAAGATGAAAGAATATAATGGAGCTTTTATCGAAGTGAAGGCGGTCGAGGATTATAAGTTCCTGAATTCTTCGTATGTTCCGGTACTTAAACAGCTTGAATCTGCAAAACTTCAGCAGTTTTACTTCGAGAATAAGCTCGAAAATGCAACAAAGGATACAACTAATATGAAATTCAGAAACCCGAAGTATCTCTCCATATTGAACCACATTAGATTCTATTTACCAGAATTGTACCCCAAGTTGCACAGGATATTGTTCTTGGACGATGATATTGTTGTTCAGAAGGATTTGACTGGTCTATGGAAGATAGATATGGATGGTAAGGTGAATGGAGCTGTGGAGACATGTTTTGGTTCATTTCATCGCTATGCACAATACATGAATTTCTCTCATCCTTTGATCAATTCTAAGTTCAATCCAAAGGCGTGTGCATGGGCTTATGGAATGAACTTCTTTGATTTGGATGCTTGGAGGAGGGAGAAGCTCACAGAGGATTACCATTATTGGCAGACTCTG AATGAAAACCGGACCTTATGGAAATTGGGTACTCTGCCTCCAGGATTAATCACATTTTACTCCACAACAAAGCCACTGGACAAATCATGGCATGTTTTAGGGCTTGGTTATAATCCAAGTATCAGTATGGAAGAGATCAATAATGCTGCAGTTGTCCACTTTAATGGGAATATGAAGCCATGGCTTGATATTGCTATGGCCCAATATCGGCCTTTATGGTCGAAGTATGTGGATTATGAAAATGAGTACGTGCAGGGGTGTAATTTTGGTTTTTAA
- the LOC107021547 gene encoding wound-induced basic protein, giving the protein MIYDVNSPLFRSFLSQKGGASDKRKTEEQKPKEQRPKASENKPVMNE; this is encoded by the exons ATGATTTACGACGTGAATTCGCCGCTTTTCCGATCCTTCCTCAGCCAGAAGGGAGGCGCATCTGACAAGAG GAAAACTGAAGAGCAGAAGCCCAAGGAACAGAGGCCAAAAGCAAGTGAAAACAAACCTGTTATGAATGAGTGA
- the LOC114077485 gene encoding uncharacterized protein LOC114077485 → MSEDKRENGQNKKQKMKSAVQEEEEYKPIMQELFSQTNTNFMIPIFPDTIESANRSTDLFPLQNKYIEQGEEIPSSVAVEANQSSKVLLSKRKRSNLEIVEELPKGSMEEDSENDFDSINLLIRLVETCLELNSEDDMEM, encoded by the exons ATGTCTGAAGATAAACGCGAAAATGGccaaaataagaaacaaaagaTGAAGTCTGCAGTACAAGAGGAAGAAGAGTATAAACCAATTATGCAAGAATTATTTTCTCAAACGAACACGAACTTCATGATCCCTATATTCCCG GATACAATTGAATCTGCTAATCGAAGCACGGATCTTTTTCCTCTCCAGAACAAATATATTGAGCAAGG TGAAGAAATTCCGTCATCTGTAGCTGTGGAAGCGAATCAAAGTTCCAAAGTATTATTGTCAAAAAGGAAAAGGTCTAATCttgaaattgttgaagaatTGCCAAAAGGATCAATGGAGGAGGATAGTGAAAACGATTTTGATTCGATAAATTTGCTGATTAGACTGGTGGAGACATGCCTTGAACTGAACTCTGAAGATGATATGGAAATGTAA
- the LOC107021166 gene encoding transcriptional activator FHA1-like: MGSSSGSDVEAGFAKLQGEDFEYYMQTYSIILGRNSKKSTVDVDLSSLGGGMNISRHHARIFYDFQRRRFALEVLGKNGCSVEGVLHLPGTPPIKLDSQDLLQIGDKEFYFLLPIRSILGGSRGQHVNANYPVAGPAAIAHHHQQQQHLSPSPAANVGAGYGGAVNKGLFRGREYYEEEYDDDDDDGGSVGKKMRRGEGPEGGGYGYGSCGSSGKASISGQLDKKIDGRFRADRDADNQQLLLLEEKDVVSSVANVLSDLCGPGDWMPMEKLHAELVEHYGDTWHHSRVRRYLTSEDYPSPEAKTKPWYGLLVLLRKYPEHFVINTRSKGRVTLEFVCLVSLLS, from the exons ATGGGAAGCAGCAGCGGTAGCGATGTAGAAGCGGGATTCGCGAAGCTACAAGGTGAAGATTTCGAGTATTACATGCAAACTTACTCCATAATCCTTGGCCGGAATTCCAAAAAATCAACGGTAGATGTCGACTTATCATCTCTCGGTGGCGGAATGAACATCTCCCGCCACCATGCTCGCATCTTCTACGACTTCCAACGACGTCGTTTTGCCCTCGAAGTACTGGGCAAAAACGGGTGTTCAGTTGAAGGTGTTCTTCACCTTCCCGGTACCCCACCCATCAAGCTAGATTCTCAAGACCTTCTTCAGATCGGAGATAAAGAGTTCTATTTCCTCCTTCCAATTCGTAGCATCCTTGGTGGGTCCAGGGGACAACATGTCAATGCGAATTATCCGGTGGCGGGTCCTGCCGCCATTGCCCATCATCACCAGCAGCAGCAGCATTTGTCACCGTCTCCTGCTGCGAATGTAGGTGCGGGATATGGTGGGGCAGTGAACAAGGGCTTGTTCAGAGGGAGAGAGTATTACGAGGAGGAatatgatgacgacgatgatgatggtGGTTCAGTAGGTAAGAAGATGAGGAGGGGTGAAGGTCCTGAGGGTGGCGGCTATGGGTATGGTTCGTGTGGTTCCAGTGGGAAGGCTTCGATTTCTGGGCAATTAG ATAAGAAGATAGATGGAAGATTTCGAGCTGACAGAGATGCTGACAATCAGCAGCTCTTGCTGTTAGAAGAAAAGGATGTTGTATCATCTGTAGCTAATGTGCTTTCTGATCTCTGTGGTCCAGGAGACTGGATGCCAATGGAGAAGCTTCATGCTGAG TTGGTCGAACACTATGGCGATACCTGGCACCATAGTCGAGTGAGGAGGTACCTAACATCAGAGGATTATCCCAGCCCAGAAGCCAAAACAAAGCCATGGTATGGATTGCTGGTGCTGTTGAGGAAGTATCCTGAGCATTTTGTCATCAATACACGATCCAAGGGACGAGTGACTTTGGAGTTCGTTTGTCTTGTCTCACTACTTTCGTGA